In Candidatus Promineifilum breve, one genomic interval encodes:
- a CDS encoding CopG family antitoxin has translation MTDDKKTIPAMTSYDQIAEFWDEHSLADYWDQTEAADFDLDPNARRRYLVALDPGLLQRVTKLAHSRGLSTESLVNLLLEQRMQEINP, from the coding sequence ATGACCGACGATAAAAAAACGATTCCAGCGATGACTAGTTACGATCAGATCGCCGAATTCTGGGACGAGCACAGCCTGGCTGATTATTGGGATCAGACGGAAGCGGCCGATTTCGACCTCGATCCGAATGCCCGTCGCCGTTATCTCGTCGCGCTCGATCCGGGGTTGCTCCAGCGCGTTACTAAACTGGCCCATAGCCGGGGATTGAGCACGGAAAGTTTGGTTAATTTACTTCTTGAACAGCGTATGCAAGAAATCAACCCCTGA
- a CDS encoding nitroreductase/quinone reductase family protein: MRRIIATRPVTWLLARTIHRIDAAVFRATGGRTTAGALLTGLPLITLTTTGAKSGRPRTVTLVGIPDGGRLIVIASNWGQAGHPAWYYNMKANPEVTVAGGRDGPAGRLYVARELVGAERAAAWARAVALYPGYQGYAARAGREIPVMALEVAG, encoded by the coding sequence GTGCGCCGCATAATAGCCACCCGGCCGGTCACCTGGCTGCTGGCGCGCACCATCCACCGCATTGACGCGGCCGTCTTCCGCGCCACGGGCGGCCGGACGACGGCCGGCGCTCTGCTCACGGGCTTGCCGCTCATCACGCTGACCACCACCGGGGCCAAAAGCGGCCGGCCGCGGACGGTGACGCTGGTCGGCATCCCCGACGGCGGGCGGCTGATCGTCATCGCCTCGAATTGGGGGCAGGCCGGCCACCCGGCGTGGTATTACAACATGAAGGCCAATCCAGAGGTAACGGTGGCCGGTGGTAGAGACGGCCCGGCGGGCCGTCTCTACGTGGCGCGGGAATTGGTGGGGGCGGAACGGGCGGCGGCCTGGGCGCGGGCGGTGGCGCTCTATCCGGGGTATCAGGGGTATGCGGCGCGGGCGGGGCGAGAGATTCCGGTCATGGCCCTGGAAGTGGCGGGATAA
- a CDS encoding SDR family oxidoreductase, translating to MTSRLLITGGSGYLGRHLARRAAAEFPGEWRYTTFSADPLAWPQGARLDLRDGPAVRRFVAEFAPDAIIHTAGSNRTPDMAAVIVTGTGHVVAAAAEVGARLIHLSTDSIFDGTAAPYDETAAPAPLNAYGRAKAAAEALAAAHPNAVIVRTSLIYGLAEMDNGTAWMAAALRAGRPVTLFTNQRRNPVWVETLSRACLELLDLAYRGVLNVAGRQVMTRADFGRRLLDWWGVAERDTLAFGPDESGQWPLDCEMDVGRAARLLRTPLLGVDEVLAL from the coding sequence ATGACTTCGCGACTCCTCATCACCGGCGGCAGCGGCTATCTGGGGCGGCATCTGGCGCGGCGGGCGGCGGCCGAGTTTCCCGGCGAGTGGCGCTATACCACCTTCTCGGCCGACCCGCTGGCCTGGCCGCAAGGCGCGCGGCTCGATCTGCGCGACGGCCCGGCCGTGCGCCGTTTCGTGGCCGAGTTCGCGCCCGACGCCATCATCCACACCGCCGGCTCCAACCGCACGCCGGACATGGCCGCCGTCATCGTGACGGGCACGGGCCACGTCGTCGCCGCCGCGGCCGAGGTGGGGGCGCGGCTGATCCACCTCTCCACCGATTCGATCTTCGACGGCACGGCCGCGCCCTACGACGAGACGGCCGCGCCCGCGCCGCTCAACGCCTATGGCCGGGCCAAGGCGGCGGCCGAGGCCCTGGCCGCCGCCCACCCCAACGCCGTCATCGTGCGCACCTCGCTCATCTACGGTCTGGCGGAGATGGACAACGGCACGGCGTGGATGGCCGCGGCGCTGCGGGCCGGGCGGCCGGTGACGCTGTTCACCAACCAGCGGCGCAATCCGGTGTGGGTGGAGACGCTCAGCCGGGCCTGCCTGGAACTGCTCGATTTGGCGTATCGCGGCGTGCTGAACGTGGCCGGGCGGCAGGTGATGACGCGGGCCGACTTCGGGCGGCGGCTGCTCGACTGGTGGGGCGTGGCGGAGCGGGACACGCTCGCCTTCGGCCCGGACGAGAGCGGTCAATGGCCGTTGGATTGTGAGATGGACGTGGGCCGCGCGGCGCGTCTATTGCGAACGCCGCTATTGGGCGTGGATGAAGTGTTGGCCTTGTAG